The following coding sequences are from one Acidimicrobiales bacterium window:
- a CDS encoding DUF3107 domain-containing protein, protein MEVRIGVTHAKEIELEMSDDGDSVKKAVEAAMSAGDKLLWLTDRKGRRVGVPAAKIAYVEIGSSSDERRVGFGAP, encoded by the coding sequence ATGGAAGTGCGCATCGGCGTGACACACGCCAAGGAGATCGAGCTGGAGATGTCCGACGACGGCGATTCGGTGAAGAAGGCGGTGGAGGCCGCCATGAGCGCCGGGGACAAGCTCCTCTGGCTGACCGACCGCAAGGGGCGCCGGGTGGGCGTCCCGGCGGCCAAGATCGCCTACGTGGAGATCGGCAGCTCCAGCGACGAGCGCCGGGTGGGCTTCGGCGCCCCGTAA
- a CDS encoding ArsA family ATPase, whose amino-acid sequence MGDLLDRKLLLVTGKGGVGKTTVAASLALLASQRGMRTLACEVDAKGALAAVFETGPTSFAEREVQPRLWAMTMDTEASLKEYLALQLHLPVATRIGPLARMFDFVATAAPGVREILTIGKLAYEVRQGRYDLVVVDGAATGHVVGQLAAPQAINELVQVGIIREQTRWMLDILSDPAKTGMVIVATPDEMPVNETIELAARLRSETTVDLAAVVVNRVLPELFGRGEEAIFERLAQPDHLDALRKAAGDDVGPIVDAARLAVTLRRTRADHIEALRAGVDPDVPMLYVPYLFLRSHGLRATHQVSEALAAELGY is encoded by the coding sequence GTGGGCGATCTCCTCGACCGCAAGCTGCTCCTCGTCACCGGCAAGGGCGGGGTCGGGAAGACGACCGTCGCCGCGTCGCTCGCCCTGCTCGCATCCCAGCGCGGCATGCGCACGCTGGCCTGCGAGGTCGACGCCAAGGGCGCCCTGGCCGCCGTTTTCGAGACCGGGCCCACGAGCTTCGCCGAGCGCGAGGTGCAGCCCCGCCTGTGGGCCATGACGATGGATACCGAGGCGTCGCTGAAGGAGTACCTCGCGCTGCAACTGCACCTTCCCGTGGCCACCCGCATCGGGCCACTGGCCAGGATGTTCGACTTCGTGGCGACCGCCGCGCCCGGCGTGCGGGAGATCCTCACCATCGGCAAGCTGGCGTACGAGGTGCGCCAGGGGCGCTACGACCTGGTGGTGGTCGACGGCGCCGCGACCGGGCACGTCGTCGGCCAGTTGGCCGCCCCGCAGGCCATCAACGAGCTGGTGCAGGTCGGGATCATCCGGGAGCAGACGCGATGGATGCTCGACATCCTGTCCGACCCGGCGAAGACCGGCATGGTGATCGTCGCCACACCCGACGAGATGCCGGTGAACGAGACGATCGAGCTGGCGGCCAGGCTGCGGTCCGAGACCACCGTCGACCTGGCCGCCGTGGTCGTCAACCGGGTCCTGCCCGAGCTGTTCGGCCGGGGCGAGGAGGCCATCTTCGAACGCCTGGCCCAGCCCGATCACCTCGACGCCCTTCGCAAGGCCGCCGGCGACGATGTCGGGCCCATCGTCGACGCCGCCCGACTGGCCGTCACCCTGCGCCGCACGCGGGCCGACCACATCGAGGCGCTGCGGGCCGGCGTCGACCCGGACGTGCCGATGCTGTACGTGCCGTACCTGTTCCTTCGCTCGCATGGCCTGCGGGCCACCCACCAGGTGTCCGAGGCGCTGGCCGCCGAGCTGGGGTACTGA